The following are encoded in a window of Lynx canadensis isolate LIC74 chromosome B1, mLynCan4.pri.v2, whole genome shotgun sequence genomic DNA:
- the FBXL5 gene encoding F-box/LRR-repeat protein 5 isoform X1, whose protein sequence is MAPFPEEVDVFTAPHWRMKQLVGLYCDKLSKTNFSNNNDFRALLQSLYATFKEFKMHEQIENEYIIGLLQQRSQTIYNVHSDNKLSEMLSLFEKGLKNVKNECEQLNYAKQLKERLEAFTRDFLPHMKEEEEVFQPMLMEYFTYEELKDIKKKVIAQHCSQKDTAELLRGLSLWNQAEERQKFFKYSVDEKSDKEAEVSEQSTGITHLPPEVMLSIFSYLNPQELCRCSQVSTKWSQLAKTGSLWKHLYPVHWARGDWYSGPAAELDTEPDEEWVKNRKDESRAFQEWDEDADVDESEESAEESIAISIAQMEKRLLHGLIHDVLPYVGTSVKTIVLAYSSAVSSKMVRQILELCPNLEHLDLTQTDISDSAFDSWSWLGCCQSLRHLDLSGCEKITDVALEKISRALGILTSHQSGLLKTSTSKITSTPWKNKDITMQSAKQYACLHDLTNKGIGEDMDNEHPWTKPVSSENFTSPYVWMLDAEDLADIEDAVEWRHRNVESLCVMETASNFSCSSSACYSHDIVGLRTSVCWQQHGASPAFAYCGHSFCCTGTALRTMSALPESSASCKKASRTRLLRGKDLIYSGSEKSDQETGRVLLFLSLSGCYQITDHGLRVLTSGRRAALFGAP, encoded by the exons cTTTCTAAAACGAACTTTTCCAACAACAATGATTTCCGTGCTCTTCTGCAGTCTTTGTATGCTACTTTTAAGGAGTTCAAAATGCATGAGCAGATCGAAAATGAATACATTATCGGTTTGCTTCAACAACGCAGCCAGACCATTTATAATGTACATTCTGACAATAAACTCTCTGAGATGCTTAGCCTCTTTGAAAAGGGACTGAAGAATGTTAAG aaTGAATGTGAGCAGTTAAATTATGCAAAACAGCTGAAAGAGAGATTGGAGGCTTTTACAAGAGATTTTCTTCCTCAcatgaaagaggaggaggag gttTTTCAGCCAATGTTAATGGAATATTTTACCTATGAAGAGCTTAAGGATATTAAGAAGAAAGTGATTGCACAGCACTGTTCTCAGAAGGACACTGCGGAACTCCTTAGAGGTCTTAGCCTGTGGAATCAAGCTGAGGAGCGAcagaagttttttaaatattctgtggATGAAAAGTCAGATAAAG aagcGGAAGTGTCAGAGCAATCCACAGGTATAACCCATCTTCCTCCTGAGGTAATGCTGTCAATTTTCAGTTATCTTAATCCTCAAGAATTATGTCGATGCAGTCAAGTAAGCACTAAATGGTCTCAGCTCGCAAAAACTGGATCGCTTTGGAAACATCTTTACCCTGTTCATTGGGCTAGAG GTGACTGGTATAGTGGTCCAGCAGCTGAACTTGATACCGAACCTGACGAGGAATgggtgaaaaacagaaaagatgaaagtCGTGCTTTTCAGGAGTGGGATGAGGACGCTGATGTAGATGAGTCTG aggagtcTGCCGAAGAATCGATTGCTATCAGCATTGCACAAATGGAAAAACGTTTACTTCACGGCTTAATTCACGATGTTCTACCATATGTTGGTACTTCAGTAAAAACTATAGTATTAGCATACAGCTCTGCAGTTTCCAGCAAGATG GTTAGGCAAATTTTAGAACTTTGTCCTAACTTGGAGCATCTGGATCTTACCCAGACTGAcatttcagattctgcatttgacag TTGGTCTTGGCTTGGTTGCTGCCAAAGTCTTCGGCATCTTGACCTGTCTGGATGTGAAAAAATCACAGATGTGGCTCTAGAGAAGATTTCTAGAGCCCTTGGAATTCTGACATCTCATCAGAGTGGCCTTTTGAAAACTTCTACGAGCAAAATTACTTCGACTCCATGGAAGAATAAAGACATTACCATGCAGTCCGCCAAGCAGTATGCTTGTTTGCACGATTTAACTAACAAAGGCATCGGAGAAGACATGGATAACGAACACCCCTGGACTAAGCCTGTTTCTTCTGAAAATTTCACTTCTCCGTATGTTTGGATGTTAGATGCTGAAGATTTGGCTGATATTGAAGATGCTGTAgaatggagacacagaaatgtTGAAAGTCTCTGTGTAATGGAAACAGCATCCAACTTTAGTTGTTCCTCCTCTGCCTGTTACAGTCACGATATTGTGGGACTAAGGACTAGTGTCTGTTGGCAGCAGCATGGCGCTTCCCCGGCCTTTGCATATTGCGGTCATTCGTTTTGTTGTACAGGGACAGCTCTGAGAACTATGTCAGCGCTCCCAGAGTCTTCTGCATCGTGTAAAAAAGCATCAAGGACTAGACTGCTCAGAGGAAAAGACTTAATTTACTCTGGGAGTGAAAAATCTGACCAAGAGACTGGACGTGTACTTCTGTTTCTCAGTCTGTCCGGATGTTATCAGATCACAGATCATGGTCTCAG
- the FBXL5 gene encoding F-box/LRR-repeat protein 5 isoform X2, with product MAPFPEEVDVFTAPHWRMKQLVGLYCDKLSKTNFSNNNDFRALLQSLYATFKEFKMHEQIENEYIIGLLQQRSQTIYNVHSDNKLSEMLSLFEKGLKNVKNECEQLNYAKQLKERLEAFTRDFLPHMKEEEEVFQPMLMEYFTYEELKDIKKKVIAQHCSQKDTAELLRGLSLWNQAEERQKFFKYSVDEKSDKEAEVSEQSTGITHLPPEVMLSIFSYLNPQELCRCSQVSTKWSQLAKTGSLWKHLYPVHWARGDWYSGPAAELDTEPDEEWVKNRKDESRAFQEWDEDADVDESEESAEESIAISIAQMEKRLLHGLIHDVLPYVGTSVKTIVLAYSSAVSSKMVRQILELCPNLEHLDLTQTDISDSAFDSWSWLGCCQSLRHLDLSGCEKITDVALEKISRALGILTSHQSGLLKTSTSKITSTPWKNKDITMQSAKQYACLHDLTNKGIGEDMDNEHPWTKPVSSENFTSPYVWMLDAEDLADIEDAVEWRHRNVESLCVMETASNFSCSSSACYSHDIVGLRTSVCWQQHGASPAFAYCGHSFCCTGTALRTMSALPESSASCKKASRTRLLRGKDLIYSGSEKSDQETGRVLLFLSLSGCYQITDHGLR from the exons cTTTCTAAAACGAACTTTTCCAACAACAATGATTTCCGTGCTCTTCTGCAGTCTTTGTATGCTACTTTTAAGGAGTTCAAAATGCATGAGCAGATCGAAAATGAATACATTATCGGTTTGCTTCAACAACGCAGCCAGACCATTTATAATGTACATTCTGACAATAAACTCTCTGAGATGCTTAGCCTCTTTGAAAAGGGACTGAAGAATGTTAAG aaTGAATGTGAGCAGTTAAATTATGCAAAACAGCTGAAAGAGAGATTGGAGGCTTTTACAAGAGATTTTCTTCCTCAcatgaaagaggaggaggag gttTTTCAGCCAATGTTAATGGAATATTTTACCTATGAAGAGCTTAAGGATATTAAGAAGAAAGTGATTGCACAGCACTGTTCTCAGAAGGACACTGCGGAACTCCTTAGAGGTCTTAGCCTGTGGAATCAAGCTGAGGAGCGAcagaagttttttaaatattctgtggATGAAAAGTCAGATAAAG aagcGGAAGTGTCAGAGCAATCCACAGGTATAACCCATCTTCCTCCTGAGGTAATGCTGTCAATTTTCAGTTATCTTAATCCTCAAGAATTATGTCGATGCAGTCAAGTAAGCACTAAATGGTCTCAGCTCGCAAAAACTGGATCGCTTTGGAAACATCTTTACCCTGTTCATTGGGCTAGAG GTGACTGGTATAGTGGTCCAGCAGCTGAACTTGATACCGAACCTGACGAGGAATgggtgaaaaacagaaaagatgaaagtCGTGCTTTTCAGGAGTGGGATGAGGACGCTGATGTAGATGAGTCTG aggagtcTGCCGAAGAATCGATTGCTATCAGCATTGCACAAATGGAAAAACGTTTACTTCACGGCTTAATTCACGATGTTCTACCATATGTTGGTACTTCAGTAAAAACTATAGTATTAGCATACAGCTCTGCAGTTTCCAGCAAGATG GTTAGGCAAATTTTAGAACTTTGTCCTAACTTGGAGCATCTGGATCTTACCCAGACTGAcatttcagattctgcatttgacag TTGGTCTTGGCTTGGTTGCTGCCAAAGTCTTCGGCATCTTGACCTGTCTGGATGTGAAAAAATCACAGATGTGGCTCTAGAGAAGATTTCTAGAGCCCTTGGAATTCTGACATCTCATCAGAGTGGCCTTTTGAAAACTTCTACGAGCAAAATTACTTCGACTCCATGGAAGAATAAAGACATTACCATGCAGTCCGCCAAGCAGTATGCTTGTTTGCACGATTTAACTAACAAAGGCATCGGAGAAGACATGGATAACGAACACCCCTGGACTAAGCCTGTTTCTTCTGAAAATTTCACTTCTCCGTATGTTTGGATGTTAGATGCTGAAGATTTGGCTGATATTGAAGATGCTGTAgaatggagacacagaaatgtTGAAAGTCTCTGTGTAATGGAAACAGCATCCAACTTTAGTTGTTCCTCCTCTGCCTGTTACAGTCACGATATTGTGGGACTAAGGACTAGTGTCTGTTGGCAGCAGCATGGCGCTTCCCCGGCCTTTGCATATTGCGGTCATTCGTTTTGTTGTACAGGGACAGCTCTGAGAACTATGTCAGCGCTCCCAGAGTCTTCTGCATCGTGTAAAAAAGCATCAAGGACTAGACTGCTCAGAGGAAAAGACTTAATTTACTCTGGGAGTGAAAAATCTGACCAAGAGACTGGACGTGTACTTCTGTTTCTCAGTCTGTCCGGATGTTATCAGATCACAGATCATGGTCTCAGGTAA